The proteins below are encoded in one region of Takifugu rubripes chromosome 1, fTakRub1.2, whole genome shotgun sequence:
- the hbae5 gene encoding hemoglobin, alpha embryonic 5, translating into MSLSRTDKEAVKAIWAKMSKSIDVIGAEAFGRMLIAYPQTKIYFSEWSDLRPASGPVKAHGKKVMGGIATAVASIDDLTCGLRELSERHAFTLKVDPANFRLLAHCILVVTAIMFPKDFTPEIHVSFDKFLAGVALALSDKYR; encoded by the exons ATGAGTCTGAGCAGGACTGACAAGGAGGCCGTGAAGGCCATTTGGGCCAAAATGTCCAAGAGCATTGATGTCATCGGGGCCGAGGCGTTTGGCAG GATGCTCATCGCCTATCCGCAAACCAAGATCTACTTCAGCGAATGGAGCGACCTTCGTCCCGCCTCTGGTCCTGTGAAGGCCCACGGAAAGAAGGTGATGGGTGGAATTGCTACCGCTGTGGCCAGTATAGATGACCTGACCTGTGGCCTGCGGGAGCTCAGCGAGCGCCATGCCTTCACTTTGAAAGTGGACCCGGCCAATTTCAGG CTCCTGGCTCATTGCATTCTCGTGGTCACTGCCATCATGTTCCCTAAGGACTTCACCCCGGAGATCCACGTCTCTTTTGATAAATTCCTGGCCGGTGTGGCTCTGGCTCTCTCTGATAAATACCGCTAA
- the LOC101066693 gene encoding hemoglobin subunit beta-1, whose product MVEWTDQERTIISNIFSTLDYEDVGSKSLIRCLIVYPWTQRYFAGFGNLYNAEAIKNNPNIAKHGVTVLHGLDRAVKNMDNIKETYKELSELHSEKLHVDPDNFKLLSDCLTIVVATKMGSKFTPEIQATFQKFLAVVVSALGRQYH is encoded by the exons ATGGTTGAGTGGACTGATCAAGAGCGCACCATCATCAGCAACATCTTCTCCACCCTGGACTATGAAGATGTCGGCTCCAAGTCTCTGATCAG GTGTCTGATCGTCTACCCCTGGACCCAGAGGTACTTTGCAGGCTTTGGCAACCTCTACAATGCAGAGGCCATCAAGAATAACCCCAACATCGCAAAGCACGGAGTCACGGTGCTGCACGGTCTGGACAGGGCTGTGAAGAACATGGACAACATCAAGGAAACCTACAAGGAGCTGAGCGAGCTGCACTCCGAGAAGCTGCACGTCGACCCCGATAACTTCAAA CTTCTGTCTGACTGCTTGACCATCGTCGTCGCCACCAAAATGGGAAGCAAGTTCACACCTGAGATCCAGGCCACCTTCCAGAAGTTCCTGGCCGTTGTCGTCTCTGCTCTGGGAAGACAGTACCACTAA
- the hbae4 gene encoding hemoglobin subunit alpha-D-like, which translates to MISQKEKRLLAEVWKSLIPAAEDIGSDSLLRMFTAFPGSKTYFSHLDISPRSPHMLSHGRKIVLAIAEGAQDISQLAVNLAPLQILHAYQLRIDPTNFKLLTHCLLVALACHLGDDFTPEAHAAIDKYLSAFAAVLAEKYR; encoded by the exons ATGATCTCCCAGAAGGAGAAACGGCTGCTTGCAGAAGTATGGAAGAGTCTCATCCCTGCGGCCGAAGATATTGGGTCAGATTCACTCCTTAG GATGTTCACCGCCTTCCCAGGGAGCAAGACATACTTCTCTCACCTGGACATCAGCCCCCGGTCCCCCCATATGCTCTCCCATGGCAGAAAGATTGTTCTGGCCATAGCAGAAGGAGCCCAAGACATCAGCCAGCTGGCTGTAAACCTGGCCCCCCTGCAAATACTACACGCCTACCAGCTCCGGATCGACCCCACCAACTTTAAG ctcctgacacactgtttactggtggCGCTGGCCTGTCACCTGGGTGACGACTTCACGCCGGAGGCTCATGCAGCCATAGATAAATACCTCTCAGCTTTTGCAGCTGTGCTTGCTGAGAAGTACAGATGA
- the lcmt1 gene encoding leucine carboxyl methyltransferase 1 — translation MAARQPFTYMDTADEAVRATCDDATICKRFATSKGYWKDPYIQYFARSVGERKAPEINRGYYARVKGVNHLLDAFIRNSECNCQVINLGAGLDTTFWRLKDENLLPKKFFEVDFPTVVARKIHNIKTKPPLSKHLIETHSTDSLILDTQSLDSDRYCIIGADLRDISALDEKLKKFHLNPDLPTVLLSECVLVYMTPSQSSNLLRWAAEIFHTAMFINYEQVNMSDRFGQVMIENLLRRQCSLAGAELCQSLDTQKERFLKTGWEHADALDMMTVYSMLPQDDVARMECLEFLDEKELLQQLLQHYNICWASKDKLNLGLSRLSF, via the exons ATGGCAGCTCGACAACCTTTCACATACATGGATACTGCTGATGAAGCCGTCAGGGCGACCTGTGACGATGCAACCATATGCAAAAG GTTTGCTACCAGTAAAGGCTACTGGAAGGACCCCTATATCCAATATTTTGCCAGATCTGTAGGAGAGAGGAAGGCACCTGAAATTAATAGAG GTTACTATGCCCGTGTCAAAGGAGTTAACCATCTCCTGGATGCGTTTATACGGAATTCAGAGTGTAATTGCCAAGTGATCAACTTGGGTGCTGGACTGGATACCACGTTTTGGAGATTAAAG GATGAAAACCTCCTGCCAAAGAAGTTCTTTGAAGTTGATTTTCCAACAGTTGTAGCCAGGAAAATACACAATATTAA AACAAAACCACCTCTATCCAAACACCTCATTGAAACTCATTCAACAGACTCCTTAATACTAG ACACCCAAAGCCTTGACTCAGACCGTTACTGTATCATTGGAGCAGACCTGAGAGACATCTCTGCTTTAgatgaaaaactgaaaaaattCCATCTTAATCCAGA tttaccCACAGTGcttctgtctgagtgtgtgctGGTCTACATGACACCCTCCCAGTCCTCTAATCTGCTTCGCTGGGCAGCAGAAATCTTCCACACCGCCATGTTCATCAACTACGAACAA GTGAACATGAGTGATCGATTTGGCCAGGTGATGATTGAGAACCTGCTGCGCCGCCAGTGCTCTCTGGCGGGAGCGGAGCTCTGCCAGTCGCTGGACACTCAG AAGGAGAGGTTTCTGAAAACAGGCTGGGAACACGCCGATGCTCTTGACATGATGACCGTGTACAGCATGCTGCCCCAGGACGATGTAGCCAG AATGGAGTGTCTGGAGTTCCTCGATGAGAAAGAACTGTTGCAGCAACTTCTCCAGCACTACAACATCTGCTGGGCCTCTAAGGACAAACTCAACCTGG GTCTGTCTCGGTTGTCGTTCTGA